Proteins encoded by one window of Streptococcus sanguinis:
- the essB gene encoding type VII secretion protein EssB, translating to MTEEKFVFAEQEFIYEKNDKNWSLTLKRSDVATQDLRELLLLDLHHPLFLEQETKADHDSVYFTYQIEPLGLSKEEIEKRTISERIRLALNVFALEAALELPVTFLLHPSNLFITKDAQAKIAYRGIPGIMTPQAISREDFLRQAKCFAVTLFADLDFMELYKGSLELETLPDFLVELREAETLEDAVAVLEKSYQEKAAEEAEKQTLVSKRQHKIFKLATIWLTAAVVILTIPLIYLIFIQNPFKEKLLQADTAFIKVDYSKVIDELEGISPKSLPNTQKYELAYSYIQGLEFSDDQRKVILNNVTLKSDDLYLNYWIQVGRNDFEDALDTAKRINDSDLIIYALTQEMKKVREDDSLSGKDRETKLESLEGEYKKYWDSRKELLTGDSSSSASGEEGSSGASSSSSSEASSSSSAKE from the coding sequence GTGACTGAGGAAAAATTTGTATTTGCTGAACAAGAATTTATCTATGAAAAAAATGACAAGAATTGGAGCTTAACGCTTAAGCGTTCGGATGTGGCAACGCAGGATTTGCGGGAGCTCTTGCTTTTGGACCTGCATCATCCACTTTTCTTGGAGCAAGAGACTAAGGCCGACCATGATAGTGTCTACTTCACCTATCAGATTGAGCCTTTGGGGCTGTCCAAGGAAGAGATTGAAAAGCGCACGATTTCTGAGCGGATTCGTCTGGCTCTCAATGTGTTTGCTTTGGAAGCGGCACTGGAATTGCCGGTTACTTTTTTGCTGCATCCTAGCAATCTATTTATTACCAAGGATGCACAGGCGAAGATTGCCTATCGCGGTATTCCCGGCATCATGACACCTCAGGCTATTTCTCGGGAGGACTTTTTGCGTCAGGCTAAGTGCTTTGCGGTGACGCTCTTTGCAGATCTGGACTTTATGGAGCTTTACAAGGGCTCGCTAGAGCTAGAAACTCTGCCAGATTTCTTAGTGGAACTGCGTGAGGCTGAGACTCTGGAAGATGCGGTTGCTGTTTTGGAGAAATCCTATCAGGAAAAGGCTGCAGAAGAAGCAGAGAAGCAGACACTGGTCTCCAAGCGCCAGCATAAGATTTTCAAACTGGCGACCATCTGGCTGACAGCAGCTGTTGTGATTTTGACCATTCCTTTGATTTATTTGATTTTCATACAGAATCCTTTCAAGGAAAAGCTGTTACAGGCGGATACTGCCTTTATCAAAGTGGACTATAGCAAGGTCATCGATGAACTGGAGGGAATTTCTCCTAAGAGCCTGCCGAATACACAGAAATATGAACTAGCCTACTCTTATATCCAGGGCTTGGAATTTTCTGATGATCAGCGTAAGGTCATCCTGAACAATGTCACACTAAAATCAGATGATTTGTATCTCAATTACTGGATTCAAGTTGGACGTAATGATTTTGAAGATGCTTTGGACACAGCCAAACGGATTAATGACTCAGATCTGATCATCTATGCCTTGACGCAGGAGATGAAAAAAGTGCGTGAGGACGATAGTTTGTCTGGTAAGGATCGGGAGACTAAGCTTGAGTCCTTGGAAGGCGAGTATAAGAAATACTGGGATAGCCGTAAGGAGCTTTTGACTGGTGATTCTAGCTCAAGCGCTTCTGGCGAGGAAGGTTCTTCAGGAGCAAGCTCTTCCTCCAGCAGTGAAGCGTCGTCTAGCAGTAGCGCGAAGGAGTAA
- the ifs gene encoding NAD glycohydrolase inhibitor, whose amino-acid sequence MKTYKLKNKENYQNFVKDYREIMKEGKEAEVFLGTEAKYRFRQRDSYELDSTDIGVLMEYCLYPLYVEGDRDIARRTFDILKVFSLSNDLMKLKKVTQYISNQKWFVTNYHDIPFVIETDELVRNIIESTSHLSDEQKRTYTYEGLCNVLDRNPEYRQCDEEKVEKILKEFKEKYYNPPKVVEPIKEVEKIELDVTSIDAIGVSDDHLELLLIDENKWIESLEEEHLFKLQEKLNNYIYFLESKQYVKRYGDNFDKKVINITFQYSPSDNGLAFLAAAQKTLQNTDMSLKVELPD is encoded by the coding sequence ATGAAGACATATAAATTGAAAAATAAAGAAAATTATCAAAATTTTGTAAAAGACTATCGTGAAATAATGAAAGAAGGGAAAGAAGCTGAAGTTTTTCTAGGGACCGAAGCTAAGTATCGTTTTCGACAACGAGATTCTTATGAACTTGATAGTACAGATATTGGGGTATTAATGGAATATTGCTTATATCCTTTGTATGTGGAAGGTGATAGGGATATAGCTCGAAGAACCTTTGATATCTTGAAAGTTTTTAGCTTATCTAATGATTTAATGAAATTAAAGAAGGTCACTCAATATATTTCTAATCAAAAATGGTTTGTAACGAATTATCATGATATTCCATTTGTTATTGAGACAGATGAATTAGTAAGAAATATTATAGAAAGTACTTCCCACCTATCAGATGAGCAGAAACGTACTTATACCTATGAAGGGTTGTGTAATGTATTAGATCGTAATCCAGAATACAGGCAGTGTGATGAAGAAAAGGTAGAGAAGATTCTTAAGGAATTCAAGGAAAAATACTACAATCCACCTAAAGTGGTAGAACCGATTAAAGAAGTTGAGAAAATTGAACTAGATGTTACAAGTATAGATGCTATAGGTGTCTCTGATGACCATCTAGAGTTGTTGTTGATTGATGAAAACAAATGGATTGAGTCATTAGAAGAGGAGCATCTCTTTAAACTTCAAGAAAAACTCAATAACTATATCTATTTCCTCGAAAGCAAACAGTATGTGAAACGATACGGCGATAACTTTGATAAAAAAGTCATCAATATCACCTTTCAATACTCCCCTTCTGATAACGGATTAGCTTTTCTAGCTGCTGCTCAGAAGACATTACAGAACACAGATATGAGTTTGAAAGTAGAATTACCGGATTAA
- the essA gene encoding type VII secretion protein EssA gives MKRILFLFLLLSSFAVTSVAADELKDNRLQIDNSRIEKEQELNFGAQSEGTKSLFVAENQEKIQEMKQYQNKQLATEAGQLFSAIQGPTDIYHSKELFQPGTEKLSKLQTSLKSDEESSWDDFLPGVVYFVAAMLLVSMTVFVSYRISKGEV, from the coding sequence ATGAAAAGAATTCTGTTTTTATTCCTACTCCTAAGTTCGTTTGCGGTGACGTCTGTCGCCGCAGATGAGCTAAAGGATAATCGTCTGCAGATAGATAATTCGCGGATTGAAAAAGAGCAAGAACTGAACTTTGGTGCACAATCGGAAGGCACCAAGTCTCTTTTCGTTGCTGAAAATCAGGAAAAAATTCAGGAAATGAAGCAGTATCAAAACAAACAGTTGGCCACAGAAGCGGGACAACTGTTTTCTGCTATACAGGGGCCAACGGATATTTACCATTCCAAGGAGCTTTTTCAGCCGGGAACGGAAAAATTGTCCAAGCTGCAGACGAGTTTGAAAAGCGATGAAGAGAGCAGCTGGGATGATTTTCTGCCAGGAGTGGTCTACTTTGTAGCAGCCATGCTCTTGGTCAGTATGACTGTCTTTGTCAGCTATCGTATCAGTAAGGGAGAAGTATAA
- a CDS encoding EsaB/YukD family protein, with protein sequence MEGHINITLRLRDKDVDIRIPKRIEVRRFIREIDQIFNIEGKRHKYQLRIINKGLILDEGKVLADYPVTTGDLVEIEEI encoded by the coding sequence ATGGAAGGACATATCAATATCACCCTCCGTTTGCGGGATAAGGACGTGGATATTCGCATTCCTAAGCGGATTGAGGTCCGTCGCTTCATTCGGGAGATTGATCAGATTTTCAATATCGAAGGAAAGCGCCATAAGTATCAGCTGCGGATTATTAACAAGGGGTTGATACTAGATGAGGGCAAGGTTTTGGCTGATTATCCAGTCACAACGGGAGATTTAGTAGAGATTGAGGAGATTTAA
- the essC gene encoding type VII secretion protein EssC, with protein MSKTIIIYTDHLRYELQLTEDKKVLLAASEKAQLYLPHQETPIQLQLAEGQVFYQMGEETGVVTDGLTLGNLTLYQSDSEPAVYDLLDRKELLISDQKGAAISLEAPLELLLKRTNDSWFLTKMRGQVYLNHVEWTGDQIQLEAGDELSLEGICLKVYPEEIWVTGPATVSSNLTLRGASRHGFYPDYPDYHRSPRIIYRSSEDKIQIAPPSKEPQKPNDELLRLIVPPLLMVGVTVLITLVQPRGIYILVTVTMSIASAIFSVRGFFKNRKKFKEDKKERIDLYHLYLKDKAIELNKLEREQRDGMLYHFPNINELTGLVTDYSHRIYEKTPLHFDFLYYRLGLGQVPTSYKLTYGQEERSGKKDALEEEGYALYTRHKKIPDLPIVANLSHGPVGYIGPRNLVLEQLQLLVMQLAVFHSYHDVQVITIMPEEERDQWDWLRWLPHATLQELNVRGFVYNQRTHDQVLNSLNQILKLRKAQKEEATRQETTLYSPHYVVLVTDEKLILDHIIMEFFTEDPTDLGCSLIFVQDVMSSLSENIKTVVNIKDRNTGHLVMEEGILREIDFRLDHFPEGYDKERIARTLAPLNHLQNLKSSIPDTVTFMEMYGAETFSDLQVLQKWQQNAPYKSLAVPIGLRGKEDLVYLNLHEKAHGPHGLIAGTTGSGKSETIQSYILSLAVNFHPHDVAFLLIDYKGGGMANLFKNLPHLLGTITNLDGAQSMRALASINAEIHRRERLFREFEVNHINQYQKKFKNGEATEPLPHLFLISDEFAELKVNQPDFIKELVSIARVGRSLGVHLILATQKPSGVVDDQIWSNSRFKLALKVADRTDSMEMLKTPDAAEITQTGRAYLQVGNNEVYELFQSAWSGADYQPDKDEMGIEDHTIYLINDLGQYEVLNQDLSGLDLAEDIKEVPTELEAIVSQIQLLTESQQIPPVPQPWLPPLKERMTLQELEPIQPKEVWEQKKPVSVLLGMADIPQAQKQEPVSVNLSKDGHILLYGSPGTGKTTFLQSAAMDLARKFSPKDVTLYLMDFGTNGLAPLGQLPQVADTLLLDQTEKIAKFVRIMERELNRRKKLLSDYGVGTLELYRQASGQQEPAIVILLDSYESMKEEAYEAELFKLLVRISREGLSIGVHLLVTAGRQSNLRAQFYANFKHQLSLPQNDVGEVRSIVGSTPLAKTMEDIKGRALMKRDEVDVIQLALPVAGANDAQVLNNLRQEVASLQEAWTGQRPSAIPMVPEELTIDEFMNLPTTKEAIENHELPIGVEFEEVQTVSLPFSKFKHLLVLSDKDTAMTAVTNHMIRILLHMFNKEMITIFDSIAEHSQFSDNVGNYIGYDMDCRSTLESLKERVLMARKQRSTFEHFVVITDVSQFVSQSNIEPNELALLIEEGQRVGLHFIFVTHKTYLASYTDITKYMKAHLDTALIAMKMSDQSIFTRSSMGREEPLLDDQIYFHYQNVQVKLKITK; from the coding sequence ATGAGCAAGACAATCATCATCTATACAGACCATCTGCGCTATGAGCTGCAACTGACAGAGGACAAGAAAGTTCTCTTAGCAGCTAGTGAGAAGGCCCAGCTTTACCTGCCTCATCAGGAGACTCCTATCCAGCTTCAGCTAGCCGAAGGGCAAGTCTTTTATCAGATGGGGGAAGAAACGGGTGTTGTAACTGACGGTCTAACCTTGGGTAATCTCACCTTGTATCAATCTGATTCAGAACCGGCTGTTTATGACCTGCTGGACAGAAAAGAGTTACTCATCAGCGACCAGAAGGGCGCAGCCATCAGTCTGGAAGCGCCTTTGGAATTGCTCTTGAAGCGAACAAATGATTCTTGGTTTTTAACCAAGATGCGAGGTCAAGTTTATCTCAATCACGTTGAGTGGACGGGAGACCAAATCCAGCTGGAGGCCGGTGACGAGCTAAGCTTGGAAGGTATCTGCCTCAAGGTCTATCCAGAAGAAATCTGGGTGACGGGTCCAGCTACGGTCAGTTCTAACCTGACCTTGCGGGGCGCTTCTCGCCATGGTTTTTATCCAGACTATCCAGACTATCACCGCTCACCGCGGATTATCTATCGGAGTTCAGAGGACAAGATTCAGATTGCTCCGCCAAGCAAGGAGCCTCAAAAGCCCAATGATGAGCTCTTGAGACTGATTGTGCCGCCACTTCTCATGGTTGGGGTGACGGTGTTGATTACACTGGTTCAGCCGCGGGGAATTTATATCCTCGTTACAGTTACTATGTCAATCGCCAGTGCTATCTTTTCGGTTCGAGGTTTCTTCAAAAACCGCAAGAAGTTCAAGGAAGACAAGAAAGAGCGCATTGATCTTTATCACCTCTATTTAAAAGACAAGGCTATTGAGCTGAACAAGCTGGAACGTGAGCAGCGTGATGGCATGCTTTACCATTTCCCAAATATTAACGAATTAACGGGTCTGGTGACAGACTACAGCCACCGCATTTACGAGAAGACACCGCTACACTTTGACTTTCTTTACTATCGCTTGGGACTTGGCCAGGTGCCAACCTCCTATAAGCTGACCTACGGTCAAGAGGAGCGGAGCGGCAAGAAAGATGCGCTGGAAGAGGAGGGCTATGCTCTCTACACTCGGCATAAGAAGATTCCCGATCTTCCTATCGTGGCTAATCTCAGCCATGGGCCGGTCGGTTATATCGGTCCGCGCAATTTGGTCTTGGAACAGCTCCAGCTCTTGGTCATGCAGCTGGCGGTCTTTCACTCCTACCACGATGTGCAGGTAATTACCATCATGCCAGAGGAGGAGCGCGACCAGTGGGATTGGCTGCGCTGGCTGCCGCATGCGACTCTACAAGAGCTGAATGTCCGTGGATTTGTATATAATCAACGGACGCACGATCAGGTCCTAAACAGCCTCAACCAAATCCTTAAACTGCGCAAGGCGCAGAAGGAAGAAGCTACCCGGCAGGAGACGACACTCTACAGCCCTCACTATGTGGTCTTGGTCACAGATGAAAAGCTGATTCTCGACCATATCATCATGGAGTTCTTCACAGAGGATCCGACTGACCTGGGCTGCTCACTGATCTTCGTGCAGGATGTGATGAGCTCTCTGTCTGAGAATATTAAGACGGTTGTCAATATCAAGGACCGCAACACTGGTCATCTGGTCATGGAAGAAGGAATCCTTAGAGAAATTGACTTCCGCTTGGATCATTTCCCAGAAGGCTATGACAAGGAGCGAATCGCTCGGACCTTGGCGCCGCTCAATCACTTACAGAATCTCAAGAGCTCGATCCCTGATACTGTGACTTTTATGGAGATGTATGGGGCAGAGACCTTCTCAGACCTGCAAGTCTTGCAAAAGTGGCAACAGAATGCGCCGTATAAGAGCTTGGCAGTGCCTATCGGCCTGCGGGGTAAGGAAGACCTGGTCTACCTCAACCTGCATGAAAAAGCTCACGGCCCGCACGGGCTGATTGCCGGGACAACTGGATCCGGGAAGTCGGAGACTATCCAGTCCTATATCTTGAGTCTGGCCGTCAACTTCCACCCGCACGATGTGGCCTTCCTGCTCATCGACTACAAGGGTGGGGGAATGGCCAACCTCTTCAAGAACCTGCCCCATCTCTTGGGAACCATTACCAACTTGGACGGGGCCCAATCCATGCGGGCGCTGGCTTCCATCAATGCGGAGATTCACCGTCGGGAGCGGCTCTTCAGAGAGTTTGAAGTCAATCATATCAACCAATATCAAAAGAAATTTAAGAACGGGGAAGCAACCGAACCCCTGCCCCATCTCTTCCTCATCTCGGATGAGTTCGCGGAGCTCAAGGTCAACCAGCCTGACTTTATCAAGGAGCTGGTATCTATCGCTCGGGTCGGACGTTCCCTCGGGGTACACTTGATTCTGGCTACTCAGAAGCCCTCTGGGGTTGTGGATGACCAGATCTGGTCCAATTCCCGCTTTAAGCTGGCGCTCAAGGTGGCAGACCGGACGGACTCGATGGAAATGCTTAAGACGCCGGATGCGGCAGAGATTACTCAGACTGGCCGTGCCTATCTGCAGGTCGGCAATAATGAAGTCTATGAACTCTTCCAGTCAGCCTGGTCAGGGGCAGACTACCAGCCGGATAAGGATGAGATGGGAATTGAAGACCATACCATCTACCTGATCAATGACCTAGGACAATACGAAGTGCTCAATCAAGACCTGTCAGGTCTTGACCTAGCAGAAGATATCAAGGAAGTACCGACGGAGCTGGAGGCTATTGTCAGTCAGATTCAACTGCTGACAGAGAGCCAGCAGATCCCACCAGTACCGCAGCCATGGCTGCCACCGCTTAAAGAGCGGATGACCCTACAGGAGCTGGAACCTATCCAGCCGAAGGAAGTCTGGGAGCAAAAGAAGCCGGTCTCTGTCCTTCTCGGAATGGCGGATATCCCGCAGGCACAGAAGCAAGAACCTGTCTCTGTCAACTTGTCCAAGGATGGGCATATCCTGCTCTACGGAAGTCCTGGTACGGGGAAGACAACCTTCCTGCAGAGTGCTGCCATGGACTTGGCTCGCAAGTTCAGTCCCAAAGATGTCACGCTCTACCTGATGGACTTCGGTACCAATGGTCTGGCACCACTGGGGCAATTACCGCAGGTAGCCGATACTTTGCTTTTGGATCAGACGGAGAAGATTGCCAAGTTTGTACGTATCATGGAGCGGGAGCTCAACCGGCGTAAGAAGCTCTTGTCGGACTACGGTGTTGGTACCTTGGAGCTCTACCGTCAGGCTAGCGGTCAGCAAGAGCCGGCGATTGTCATCCTACTGGACAGCTATGAGTCCATGAAGGAAGAAGCCTATGAAGCGGAGCTCTTCAAACTTTTGGTGCGGATCTCTCGTGAAGGTCTCAGTATCGGTGTTCACCTCCTGGTGACAGCGGGCCGTCAGTCCAACCTTCGGGCGCAGTTCTACGCCAACTTCAAGCACCAGCTGAGTCTGCCACAGAATGATGTAGGAGAAGTCCGCTCTATCGTGGGCTCTACCCCACTAGCGAAAACGATGGAAGACATCAAGGGCCGAGCGCTCATGAAGCGTGACGAGGTCGATGTTATCCAGCTGGCTCTGCCAGTAGCGGGTGCCAATGATGCGCAAGTCCTTAACAACCTGCGTCAAGAAGTCGCTTCTCTCCAAGAAGCATGGACCGGACAGCGACCAAGTGCCATTCCGATGGTACCAGAGGAGCTGACGATTGATGAATTTATGAATCTACCGACCACTAAGGAAGCCATTGAGAATCACGAGCTACCAATTGGTGTGGAATTTGAAGAAGTTCAGACGGTTAGTCTGCCGTTTAGTAAATTTAAACATCTGCTCGTGTTATCTGATAAAGATACTGCTATGACTGCTGTAACAAACCATATGATAAGAATATTGCTTCATATGTTTAACAAAGAGATGATTACCATTTTTGATTCAATTGCGGAACACAGTCAGTTTTCAGATAATGTAGGTAATTATATAGGCTATGATATGGATTGCCGTTCGACACTTGAGTCCTTGAAGGAAAGGGTTCTTATGGCTAGAAAACAACGTAGTACTTTTGAACATTTTGTTGTTATAACGGATGTCTCACAGTTTGTTTCGCAAAGTAACATTGAACCTAATGAGCTTGCTCTCCTAATAGAGGAAGGACAGAGAGTAGGACTTCATTTCATCTTTGTTACCCACAAAACATATCTTGCCAGTTATACAGACATAACTAAATACATGAAAGCTCATTTAGACACAGCTCTCATAGCTATGAAAATGAGTGATCAAAGTATCTTTACTCGCTCATCTATGGGACGAGAGGAGCCACTGTTAGATGATCAAATTTACTTCCACTATCAGAACGTGCAAGTAAAACTAAAAATTACAAAATAA
- a CDS encoding NAD(+) nucleosidase has product MTKYYSNQPDFSTEAPDPAYNYFSSMSDIMDNIEAAGNTVKSEGVEDLYTQKGEAALGVKKDSSIFDKSIQRIYNMLNSAKKVHSDIMQNIDNKFTRGMDDAFKSLNNVNGDKKPYESKYTKKDTIKYKQEAGPNGFEQRAYNDPQPYKLHELLDGKASPIEAAKDVYETRLQAAKAYLAQKDKLTDKEIKNLEGKSAEDIVEAYFPSQIPDYQGLKASRFQEENKDTLQKVDIGLKALAFLAAAGGVIFAPFTSGASLTLTYASGAYLFADNAYSAWTGQTMITGDRLSTEDRVWAGIDAATTLASMGSLAYLTKFGTSGPNLLKNLATLGKYADDANDVSKVFYAAATDQDPSSAIQNLVIGQVASFGVGKASNYFGGKFSRGGTPDLDVDLPGAKASHLDVPLQSKQIPKLDPANVRLSSRPDLHLKASPADTTLAKLKPHPTVSVDVPKVKQVSGDSATKAIGGVKPSDVDVPKVKNNISEPNFANYKEFSTKKIDEFKTNLNDVETKITVETRNAAGEIQRIQLKAVGIDETGKIRIQDYTTAKDGLSIKRQDILDNLSKYGGTIVGEGKGRFVGGTKIEPGTRIEVISQKTSDISIEHVSPEIKKATFAKFDELASQEYRWNTAEKQASFKETFDMYAERAVKEGAVPNKETFYKMYEARQYNYPEAYKEAIKQPYLEGGASSVVNGISIKNYAFGEYGSSVGRVTQDGIGQGNFTTSIVEDSALLYDKNGALKSGHEIATVKGVGDDTYDTGMFQYEYSPELVKNMDKKGWIQFPNGDTPGSSSLNIPGAKTWAGSNINMSESELLMPSIDMKGHSYDDFLSAIEHQGYYEIKNPRVYKPGTDKIEQVEGIFRINQWSN; this is encoded by the coding sequence ATGACAAAGTACTACTCTAATCAACCAGACTTTTCCACAGAAGCACCAGATCCAGCATATAATTATTTTAGCTCAATGAGTGATATCATGGATAATATCGAAGCTGCTGGGAATACTGTAAAGTCTGAAGGTGTTGAAGACCTATATACCCAGAAGGGGGAAGCCGCCTTAGGTGTAAAAAAAGATAGTAGTATCTTCGACAAATCGATTCAGCGCATTTATAATATGTTAAATAGCGCGAAGAAAGTCCACTCAGACATCATGCAAAATATTGACAATAAGTTCACCCGAGGAATGGATGATGCATTTAAGAGTCTAAACAATGTCAATGGAGATAAAAAACCTTACGAGAGTAAATATACAAAAAAAGATACGATTAAATATAAGCAAGAGGCAGGCCCAAATGGTTTTGAACAGAGAGCTTATAATGATCCCCAACCGTACAAATTACACGAACTTTTAGATGGGAAGGCTAGTCCTATTGAGGCGGCAAAGGATGTTTATGAGACTCGCTTACAGGCAGCAAAAGCCTATCTAGCTCAAAAAGATAAGCTGACTGATAAAGAAATAAAGAATTTAGAAGGGAAAAGTGCAGAAGATATTGTTGAGGCGTATTTCCCAAGCCAAATACCTGATTATCAGGGGTTGAAAGCTAGTCGCTTTCAAGAAGAAAATAAGGATACTTTGCAGAAAGTTGATATTGGCTTAAAGGCTTTAGCTTTTTTAGCAGCAGCGGGAGGTGTTATCTTTGCTCCCTTTACTTCTGGAGCATCTTTGACACTAACTTATGCAAGTGGTGCCTATCTATTTGCGGATAATGCATACTCCGCGTGGACAGGTCAGACTATGATAACAGGCGATCGTCTTTCAACTGAGGATCGAGTTTGGGCTGGGATAGATGCAGCTACGACTTTGGCATCCATGGGCTCACTAGCTTATCTGACGAAGTTTGGCACATCGGGTCCAAACTTATTGAAGAATTTGGCAACATTAGGAAAGTATGCGGACGATGCCAATGATGTCTCAAAGGTTTTCTATGCAGCCGCGACTGATCAGGATCCGAGCTCAGCAATTCAGAATTTAGTGATTGGGCAAGTCGCTAGCTTTGGAGTAGGCAAGGCTAGTAATTACTTTGGTGGGAAGTTCAGTCGTGGAGGCACGCCAGACTTGGATGTGGACTTACCAGGTGCTAAAGCATCTCATCTGGATGTCCCACTTCAAAGCAAGCAAATACCCAAGCTGGACCCAGCTAATGTACGTTTGAGTAGTAGACCAGACCTGCATCTGAAAGCTAGCCCAGCTGATACGACCCTGGCCAAACTGAAACCCCATCCAACAGTCAGTGTGGATGTACCGAAGGTTAAGCAAGTATCAGGCGACAGTGCAACTAAGGCTATTGGCGGAGTCAAGCCAAGTGATGTGGATGTACCGAAGGTTAAAAATAACATATCTGAACCAAATTTTGCTAACTATAAAGAGTTTTCAACTAAAAAGATTGATGAGTTCAAGACAAATCTAAATGATGTCGAGACTAAGATAACTGTTGAGACTCGTAATGCAGCAGGCGAAATTCAACGTATCCAATTAAAAGCGGTCGGTATAGATGAAACTGGTAAAATTCGTATCCAAGATTATACAACTGCAAAAGATGGTTTATCCATTAAACGCCAAGATATTCTGGATAATCTATCGAAATATGGCGGTACTATCGTAGGTGAAGGAAAAGGTCGCTTTGTAGGTGGTACTAAGATTGAACCTGGGACTAGAATTGAGGTTATCTCTCAAAAAACATCGGACATTTCAATTGAACATGTGTCACCAGAAATCAAAAAAGCAACCTTTGCTAAATTCGATGAACTTGCAAGTCAGGAATATAGATGGAATACAGCAGAGAAGCAGGCATCCTTTAAGGAAACTTTTGATATGTATGCGGAACGTGCTGTTAAAGAAGGGGCAGTTCCAAATAAAGAAACCTTTTACAAGATGTATGAGGCTAGACAGTACAATTATCCAGAAGCATACAAAGAAGCCATTAAGCAACCCTATTTAGAAGGTGGAGCTTCCTCTGTTGTAAACGGGATAAGTATTAAAAATTATGCTTTTGGCGAATATGGTTCTTCTGTAGGACGTGTAACCCAAGATGGGATTGGCCAAGGAAACTTCACAACAAGTATTGTAGAAGATTCTGCCCTCTTGTATGATAAAAATGGAGCTCTGAAATCAGGTCATGAAATTGCGACAGTCAAAGGAGTTGGAGATGATACATACGATACAGGTATGTTTCAATATGAGTACAGTCCGGAACTTGTCAAGAATATGGATAAAAAAGGCTGGATACAATTTCCAAATGGGGATACACCAGGTTCTTCGTCTTTAAATATTCCAGGTGCGAAAACCTGGGCTGGTTCTAACATTAATATGTCTGAGAGCGAATTGCTTATGCCGTCAATTGATATGAAGGGACACTCTTACGATGACTTTCTATCCGCTATTGAACATCAAGGATACTATGAAATCAAAAATCCACGTGTCTATAAACCAGGCACTGATAAAATTGAGCAAGTTGAAGGAATTTTCAGAATAAATCAATGGAGTAACTAA